One window from the genome of Thermoplasmata archaeon encodes:
- a CDS encoding SDR family NAD(P)-dependent oxidoreductase has product MNGKLSGRVVVVTGAAMGIGKATAVTAAKEGAVVAVCDINEVESKKTIDEITRSGGKAKFYFLDVSNETQVKAVFDKIGKELGDIYGLVNNAGIAGVSKPTHEITLEEWNKVINININGVFLCTKYAVPYMIKNHFGSIVNLSSIYGLVGAQDAPPYHASKGALRLMTKTDALFYAKYNIRVNSVHPGFIDTPMVSSFAQSMGNREAVYEALKKLHPLGRLGKAEEIASVIVFLLSDDSSFMTGSEVVVDGGYTAQ; this is encoded by the coding sequence ATGAATGGGAAATTAAGTGGAAGGGTTGTAGTGGTTACAGGAGCTGCAATGGGTATAGGCAAAGCAACAGCAGTAACTGCTGCCAAGGAAGGTGCGGTTGTAGCCGTATGTGACATAAATGAAGTAGAAAGCAAAAAAACCATTGATGAAATTACCAGATCAGGAGGAAAAGCAAAATTTTATTTCCTTGATGTTTCAAATGAAACACAGGTTAAAGCAGTTTTTGATAAAATAGGAAAAGAGCTGGGAGATATATATGGCTTAGTTAACAATGCGGGTATTGCAGGTGTGAGCAAACCTACCCATGAAATTACGTTGGAAGAATGGAACAAAGTTATAAATATTAATATAAATGGCGTATTTTTATGCACAAAATATGCAGTGCCTTATATGATCAAGAACCACTTTGGAAGCATTGTTAATCTTTCATCGATATATGGCCTGGTAGGAGCGCAGGATGCACCACCTTATCATGCATCCAAAGGAGCATTGAGGTTAATGACAAAGACCGATGCGCTGTTTTATGCAAAGTATAATATTAGAGTTAATTCAGTACATCCAGGATTTATAGACACTCCAATGGTTTCAAGCTTTGCACAAAGTATGGGAAACAGAGAAGCCGTTTATGAAGCCTTGAAGAAGCTACACCCGCTCGGAAGATTAGGAAAGGCTGAAGAAATAGCAAGCGTCATAGTGTTCTTGCTTTCAGATGATTCTTCCTTTATGACAGGTTCGGAAGTAGTAGTGGATGGCGGATATACTGCACAATAA